The stretch of DNA GGGCTTTCGTCCTCTGCGCGCTCGCTCGTCGCAGACTTCGCCGGCGCTCGCTCTGACATTGCAGCGCGCCGGAGGCGCGGCGAACCGAGCGTCCGCCGCACCGAGCCGCGCGAGGCGCAGTTGCGCTTGGTCGAGGCGGTTACGACCATGTATCACACGGGAACGCTGCGGGGCGGTCAAGCGCTCCACCACGTCGGCAATCTCGTCGTCGTGGGCGACGTGAACCCGGGCGCGGAGGTCGTCGCAACGGGCGACATTCTCGTTTTCGGGCGGCTCGCCGGCGTCGCGCACGCCGGCGCGCAAGGCGACGAACGGGCGCGCGTGTACGCGATGCAGCTTCGCCCCGTGCAGCTGCGCATCGCGGCATGCATCGCGGCGGAAGAACAGGAGAACGCGTCGCGGCCGGCACAGCCGGAGGTCGCATTCGTGCGCGACGCGCATATTACCATCGTGCCGTTCGATCGGCTCGACCGCGAAGTCACGGAGGTGTCAAACTGAGCGCGCGAAAAATCGTCGTCACGTCCGGCAAAGGCGGCGTCGGGAAGACGACCACGACCGTGAACCTCGGAGCGGCGCTCGCCAAGGCGGGCAAGCGCGTCATTCTCGTCGACGCCGACATCGGCTTGCGAAATCTCGATCTCGTGCTCGGGCTCGAGAAACGCATCGTCTTCGATTTGGTCGAGGTCGCGGAAGGGCGATGCCAACTGCGCCAAGCGCTGATTCGTGACAAGCGCTTTCCCGCGCTCTGGCTGCTGCCCGCGTCGCAGACGCGGGACAAGGACGCGGTCACGGAAGAGCAGTTTGCGGCGCTCGTCGACCAGGCCGCGCGCGCTGCCGACTACGTGCTGATCGATTGTCCAGCCGGCATCGAGGGCGGCTTTCGCAACGCGATCGCGGGCGCGGCCGAGGCGATCCTCGTGACGACGCCGGAGGTCAGCGCGATCCGCGATGCAGATCGCGTGGTCGGAAAGCTGACCGACCGCGCCCTGCCGATGCGCCTCATCGTCAACCGGCTGCGCCCGGAGATGGTGCACAGCGGCGATATGCTCTGCGTCGACGACGTATGCGAGGTGCTCGCGGTGGAGCTGCTGGGGATCGTTCCCGACGACGAGGAGGTCATCGATACCACGAATCGCGGCGAGCCGCTCGTGCTCGACGAGACCAATCGCCTTGCAGCCGTCTATCAGAAAATTGCGCGGCGTCTCGAAGGCGAGATCGTTCCGTTCACGACGTTCAATAACGGTGCGCGGCAGGGGCTCTTCGGCCGCCTGTTCGCAGGCCTGAAAGCAGGATAGTGTGATGCATCTCCTCTCCCAGAACGGCGATCCCGCCGAGGGGAACGAGCGGCGCGCGACGACCGGCGAGATCACCAAACTCGGTCGCGCGATCGTCGTTACGTCGGGAAAAGGCGGCGTCGGCAAGACGACGACGACCGCGAATCTGGGAACGGCGCTCGCACGGCGTGGCGCGCGCGTCGCGCTCGTCGATGCGGATATCGGTCTTCGGAATCTCGACATTCTCTTGGGGCTCGAAAATCGCGTGACGCATCATCTTCTCGACGTGCTCGAGGAGAGTGCGACGCTCGACGACGCGCTCATCCCCGACAAGCACAGCGAGAACCTCTATCTTCTGGCAGCGGCGCAATCGCGGGAGAAGGAGGACGTGGACACGGAAAAGATGTGCGCGCTCGTCGCGTCGCTGCGCGAGCGTTTCGATTACGTGCTCATCGATTCGCCGGCCGGCATCGAACGGGGTTTCAGGAATGCCGTTGCCGGCGCGCAGGAAGCGATCGTGGTCTGCACGCCGGAAGTCTCGGCCGTGCGCGACGTGGATCGCGTCGTCGGTCTGCTCGGAAATCGCTTCCGGCCACAGCTGATCATCAACCGGCTGCGACCGCAGCTCGTGCAAAAGGGCAAGATGCTCTCCGTCGAGGACGTCGACGCGATCTTGCGGCTGCCGCTGCTCGGGGTCATCGCCGACGAGCCGCAGATCATCGTCACGACAAATCGAGGCGAACCGCTCGCGCTGCGGCGCGACGGGGCGACCGCGAACGCCTATCATGCGATCGCGGCCCGCGTCGCGGGAGAGAATGTAGCGATGCCGACGGTCGAGCTAAAAAAGCAGAGCTTCCTCGAGCGGCTCCTGCGAGGAGGCCGCGCATGATCGAGTTCTTACGCCGGTTCTTCAGCGCCGCACCGCCGAGCGCGTCGGCGGCGAAAGAGCGCCTGCGGTTCGTGCTCATGACCGATCATCTCGCACTGAGCCCCGAGATCGTCGAGGCGATGAAGCGCGATCTGGTCGACGTCATCTCGCGGCACGTCGAGGTCGATCGGGAGAAGATCGAGGTGACGTTCGAGCGCCAAGACCGCGCGGTCGCGCTGCTCGCCAACATTCCGATCCTCTCCGTCCGGCGGCCGCAGCCGCCCGAGCCTCCCGCGGCTCCGCCGACGCGTCCACGCCGCAAGCGCACCCGCCGCCGCGCGAGCGGCACCTCGCCCACGGAGCCCGCCGCCGCGACGTAGAAACAATAATTCGTGACCCTGTCCGGCGAACGAGGCTAAGGTGGCCTCGCTGGTATTGCGTGGCGATAGCGCGTTGCGGCGGTATCTGCGCAACTTCAACTGGACGCTCGCCCTTCCGTGTGCGGCGATCGCGCTGCTCGGCGTACTGTGCGTGCAGTCCGCAGGACTGCACGACCCAGGCGCGGCGGGAGAGTACCGGCGCCAGATTCTCTACATCGCACTCGGCGTGCCGTTGATGATCGGGCTCTCGCTCGTCGATTATCGAGCGTGGGCGCGGTGGGCGCCGATGCTGTACGTCGCCAACTTGCTGCTGCTCGGATTCATCCTGCGCGGCGGTCATGCGGCGCTCGGTGCGCAGCGCTGGGTATCGCTGGGCCCGCTCGGCACCTTCGAACCATCGGAGCCCGCCAAGCTCGTGCTGGCGATCTCGCTCGCGGCCGTGCTCTGCCGCGGACGCTACGAGCGCCTCGTCGATTTGTGGAAGCCGCTTGCGACGGTCGCGCTGCCGGCATTGCTCATCCTTAAGCAGCCCGATTTGGGAACTACGCTCGTTTTGCTCGCGATCGTCAGCGCACAGCTCTTCTTCGGCCTGCCGAAGATCGGCGACTTCGTGATCTACGCGATGGGCGTGTTGCTGGCAGCGGCGATCGCCGTTGGGACCAACGTCCTGCTCAAACCCTTCCAAAAGGCGCGACTCTTCAGCTTTCTCAACCCTAACGCCGATCCGCAAGGCGCGGGCTACAACCTCGACCAAGCGAAGATCGCGGTCGGCAACGGCGATTGGTTCGGGCGCGGCCTCTATCACGGCACTCAGACGCAGCTGAACTTCGTTCCCGAGCACTCGCGCGATTTCGTCTTCACGGTGCTGGGCGAGGAGATGGGGTTCGCCGGCGGGGTGCTCCTCTTGGCCCTCTACGGCACGATGCTCTACGGCGGCATTCGGACGCTCTTCGCGGCGCGAGACCGCTTCGGCTATCTGCTCGCTGCGGGGTTGACCGCGATGCTCTTCTTCCACGTGCTGGTCAACGTTGGGATGACGGTGGGAATCATGCCGATCACCGGGATCCCGTTGCCCTTCATGTCCTACGGGGGCTCTGCTCTCCTCACCGACTTCGCCGCGGTGGGAATGCTCCTGAACATCTACGGCCAACGCGACCGGGACGTGCTCGGCAACGCGTGATCCCTAGACAGGTTCCTAGCAACTGCTAGAAGGGCAAACTGACGCAGGCTCGAAAGCCCGGCGCAAAGATTTATTCCGGGATGTTGCGGCGGTGCCGCGCGATGACGACGGCCATATGGTCGCTCGAACGCTCGATGGCTTCCCCAGACTCCCGATCCGGATCTTCGGATCCACCAGAGGACGATAGTTGACAACCGAGATTCTCATCTCGAGCGACCCATGGGAGAACCGGGTCGCCATACTGGAGGGCGGCACGCTCTCCGAGCTCTACATCGAACGCGAAGAACGCGTCATCGGCTCGATCTACAAGGGAAAGGTTCAGAACGTGCTGCCCGGCATGGGTGCGGCGTTCGTGGACATCGGCTTGGGCCGCAACGCCTTTCTGTACGTCGACGACATCAACAAGCAACCGCTGAACATCGGCGACGTCGAGATCACGCACGGTCATAGTGGATTTACCATCGGCGAAAAGGTGAAGCGCGGCGACGAGGTGCTCGTGCAGATCGTCAAGGAGCCGCGAGGAC from Candidatus Dormiibacterota bacterium encodes:
- the minC gene encoding septum site-determining protein MinC is translated as MNVLRGTGRGLEVVLSEGDLDAALAELHARLARQPEFYRGSSATAVLGEQLPAPEQLERLRAILDECGIALRALRGGAEAEELARAEGLEFSLEILAPGLSSSARSLVADFAGARSDIAARRRRGEPSVRRTEPREAQLRLVEAVTTMYHTGTLRGGQALHHVGNLVVVGDVNPGAEVVATGDILVFGRLAGVAHAGAQGDERARVYAMQLRPVQLRIAACIAAEEQENASRPAQPEVAFVRDAHITIVPFDRLDREVTEVSN
- the minD gene encoding septum site-determining protein MinD, translating into MSARKIVVTSGKGGVGKTTTTVNLGAALAKAGKRVILVDADIGLRNLDLVLGLEKRIVFDLVEVAEGRCQLRQALIRDKRFPALWLLPASQTRDKDAVTEEQFAALVDQAARAADYVLIDCPAGIEGGFRNAIAGAAEAILVTTPEVSAIRDADRVVGKLTDRALPMRLIVNRLRPEMVHSGDMLCVDDVCEVLAVELLGIVPDDEEVIDTTNRGEPLVLDETNRLAAVYQKIARRLEGEIVPFTTFNNGARQGLFGRLFAGLKAG
- the minD gene encoding septum site-determining protein MinD translates to MMHLLSQNGDPAEGNERRATTGEITKLGRAIVVTSGKGGVGKTTTTANLGTALARRGARVALVDADIGLRNLDILLGLENRVTHHLLDVLEESATLDDALIPDKHSENLYLLAAAQSREKEDVDTEKMCALVASLRERFDYVLIDSPAGIERGFRNAVAGAQEAIVVCTPEVSAVRDVDRVVGLLGNRFRPQLIINRLRPQLVQKGKMLSVEDVDAILRLPLLGVIADEPQIIVTTNRGEPLALRRDGATANAYHAIAARVAGENVAMPTVELKKQSFLERLLRGGRA
- the minE gene encoding cell division topological specificity factor MinE produces the protein MIEFLRRFFSAAPPSASAAKERLRFVLMTDHLALSPEIVEAMKRDLVDVISRHVEVDREKIEVTFERQDRAVALLANIPILSVRRPQPPEPPAAPPTRPRRKRTRRRASGTSPTEPAAAT
- the rodA gene encoding rod shape-determining protein RodA, which translates into the protein MASLVLRGDSALRRYLRNFNWTLALPCAAIALLGVLCVQSAGLHDPGAAGEYRRQILYIALGVPLMIGLSLVDYRAWARWAPMLYVANLLLLGFILRGGHAALGAQRWVSLGPLGTFEPSEPAKLVLAISLAAVLCRGRYERLVDLWKPLATVALPALLILKQPDLGTTLVLLAIVSAQLFFGLPKIGDFVIYAMGVLLAAAIAVGTNVLLKPFQKARLFSFLNPNADPQGAGYNLDQAKIAVGNGDWFGRGLYHGTQTQLNFVPEHSRDFVFTVLGEEMGFAGGVLLLALYGTMLYGGIRTLFAARDRFGYLLAAGLTAMLFFHVLVNVGMTVGIMPITGIPLPFMSYGGSALLTDFAAVGMLLNIYGQRDRDVLGNA